From the genome of Oncorhynchus masou masou isolate Uvic2021 chromosome 15, UVic_Omas_1.1, whole genome shotgun sequence:
AGCGGGaatggctagttagttagcttcGTCGATATGAATAAAAAAAGCTAGGCAATTTTGCTAGTTGTAGttgagttttttattttattttttattctagtCAACTAGCGAGCAAACATTCAAAACGGATACTAACAAATTGATTGCCTTGCTCAAGTATGGGGATGTGCTTGCCGTGCCTTGGTGGAGCTGGAGACGACGTGGTACCGACACCAGACCCAGTAAGTTAACTAGCAAAACTACAAACTATCCTTGTTAATTATAACATGTTCATTAGCTAGCTACTCTGGGTGTACCCATTTTCTGTCCTTCGATCAACCGAACTAGTGCTATCTAGGTGTGCCAGAGTGTTGGTTATTGACAGTAAACATAGCTAGCGAGGTATCAACACATTTTTATTGTTCTATGTTTACCTTACCAGACGAGCTACCAAGTTTCAGACCCGCCCCTATCTGGTTatagcctgggttccagtctgtttgtgccagTGTGCCCCTCCTTGTCATTCCTGTTACCAAACataacctggtcccagatgtgtttgttCATGTCAACTTGGTTACATTATTCTTCTAAGATATATTATTTTTGAAAACGTCTCTCCCCGTGTTATGGAAGTTATATGAATGATAACTGTAATGCTCATTACCCTCTTCCAATAGTTTGAAACCACAGATATCCTATAAATCCCTTatctatgtaattctatgattgaAACACTCAACATCATGTTCTGCTTCCTTCACAGGAGACGAGGAGACGTCAGCTAGCAGAGGCAGCtgagaagagacagaaagaggtatGACTGGTTTTGACAAGTGTTCCCGACACCCATATAGCCTAGGCCTACACTGTTACACTAAGGGCtggtttcccggacacagattaagcctcgtcctggagaatctccattgaaagtgcTTTTCAGTCCAGGACTCGGCTTCATTTGTGtttgggaaaccagccctatataaCCTACACATGGTGGTCCTTTGTGACTTAGTTGGATTAGCGTGTGGTGAGGTTGTGGGTTCATTACCCACCGGGACCCTGTACACATACCTTTTATATGCATTCACTGTACCATAAAAAGTCACTTAGGATGAAAGTATCTGCTAAGTATCACACTGGATACTGCCACTGGCCAGTCAGTCTCAGCAGCCAGCCACTCTCCCTGCCTTCTTATTAATGGAGTTTACTGAGACGGAGTGGAGCCTACGGggagaatcaaatcaaagttgatttgtcacatacacaggatATAGCAGGTGTAAACGGTACATTGAAATGCCAACCTGCAAGctctcctcaacaatgcagtacaGAGATCAATAATAATTAAACGTCAAAGCAGAAATAGAACAAGCGATGTAAAAGGAGTATCATGGAAATAAGAATGATAACTTATTGTGGTAGAACGTGTAGacaatatgatatattatatacaatatgatatattatatacatTAGGACTGTGCTATGTCAAGTATACatgaacataaatataaacgcaacatgtaaagtgttggtcccatgtttcaagtgctagaggtgtcactacagaccctggttcgattccgggctgtatcacacccggccgtgatcgggagtcccatagtgtggcgcacaattggcccagcgtcgtctgggttaggggagggtttggccggggggggggggccgtcattgtaaattaagaatttgtttttaactgacttgcctagttaaaggttaaataaacaaaaaatacAAGTCAAGTATGGCTTATTGACAAATAATAAAGTGAATTGTGAAACCCGGTGGACCTATCCTTTAAATAGTTTTCACACTATTGTTCTGACTCAAACCCTACTGTGCTGACTCCAATCTTTTTCCAGCACAGTTCCAGCAGCTACGATAGATGTGCTGTGTGAGCGGGTCAGGGCACTGCAGCTCGGCTCGATTCGGCTATATCGTGTGAAAAGGGTAGCTTATATAAATAACTAGAGACTTTAACTAAGAAATCCAATCTTTCTTGTTTGTACCCTTGTTGCAAGGCTACTAAAGTCTCATCAATCAATGTTGAGACTGGtgggtattttttttttttactgtgacACAAATTCTTCAGTCAAAGCCAATTGTTTCCAACAAATGAAACATGTCAGCCTATTTAAAGCACCCGGGTGAGTATGAGGAGGAGCTCATCTCTGGGATTCTCTGGCATCTTCCACCCCTCCCcacatacacaccaccacccccttctccctcccacacaccaccacccacccctttctccccccccacccccatctccccccacatacacaccaccacccccttctccctcccacatacacaccaccacccccttctccctcccacatacacaccaccaccccctttctccctcccacatacacaccaccacccccttctccctccctcccacacaccaccacccacccctttctcccccccacccccatctccccccacacaccaccacccccctccccaccccacccccttctccccccacatacacaccaccccacccccttctccccccacatacacaccaccCACCCCATGTCTTgcccccacacaccaccacccaccctcgTCTCCCCAACACACCCCCCTTctcccacacaccaccacccacccccttctcccacacaccaccacccacccccttctcccacacaccaccacccacccccttcccccacacaccaccacccacccccttctcccacacaccaccatcctcccccttctcccacacaccaccacccacccccTTCTCCCACACACCACCATcctccccatcaccaccaccccccgtctccccctcaccaccaccacccaccccctGTCTtgccaccacacaccaccacccccgtctcccccacacacccacccaccctcccccccttctcccacacaccaccacccacccccttctcccaccccaccacccaccccccttcccccacacaccaccacccacccccttcccccacacaccaccacccaccccccttcccccacacaccaccatcctccccccttctcccacacaccaccacccacccccTTCTCCCACACACCACCATcctccccatcaccaccacccccccgtctccccctcaccaccaccacccaccccccTTCTCCCACACACCACCATcctccccatcaccaccaccccccgtctccccctcaccaccaccacccaccccccGTCTCCCACACACCACCATCCTCCCCATCACCACCCCCCTTctcccacacaccaccacccaccccccttcccccacacaccaccacccacccccCTTCTCCCACACCCACcaccctccccccttctcccacacaccaccacccacccccCTTCTCCCACACACCAccatcctcccccttctcccacacaccaccatcctcccccttctcccacacaccaccaccaccccccgtctccccccacccacccccgtctccccctcatcaccaccacccccgtctccccccccaccccccccccctccccctcatcaccaccaccccccgtctccccccaccaccccccttctccccctcaccaccaccaccatcctccCCCTCACCACCACCAGCTCAGCATTATTTTTGCAACCCTTCCATTTGACTTCCCCATCTCCTCTTAGACAACCTACAGGGGTGTCAAAAACCCAGAAGCAgttgagagaaagaaaaagaaacaGGAGGAGATGAACAAACAAGAGATGATCACGTCTCcgtctggagggggaggaggagggctgaaggTAGGTCCTTTCATCTAGGACACAGATTAGGTgatgtctggagggggaggaggaggagggctgaaggTAGGTCCTTTCATCTAGAACACAGATGAGGTgatgtctggagggggaggaggagggctgaaggTAGGTCCTTTTATCTAGGACACAGATTAGGTGAtgtctggagggagagggggaggaggagggctgaaggTGGGTCCTTTCATCTAGGACACAGATTAGGTGATGtctggaggaggagggctgaaggTGGGTCCTTTCATCTAGGACACAGATTAGGTgatgtctggagggggaggaggagggctgaaggTAGGTCCTTTCATCTAGAACACAGATTAGGTGAtgtctggagggagagggggaggaggagggctgaaggTAGGTCCTTTCACCTAGGACACAGATTAGGTGAtgtctggagggagagggggaggaggagggctgaaggTAGGTCCTTTCATCTAGGACACAGATTAGGTGATGtctggaggaggagggctgaaggTAGGTCCTTTCATCTAGAACACAGATTAGGTGATGtctggaggaggagggctgaaggTGGGTCCTTTCATCTAGAACACAGATTAGGTGAtgtctggagggagagggggaggaggagggctgaaggTAGGTCCTTTCATCTAGGACACAGATTAGGTGATGTCTGGAGGATGAGGAGATGATCTAGGACACAGATTAGGTGATGTCtggaaggaggagggctgaaggTCCTTTCATGTAGAACACAGATTAGGTGATGTCTGGAGGATGAGGGCTGAAGATGGGTCCTTTCATCTAGGACACAGATTAGGTgatgtctggagggggaggaggaggagggctgaaggTGGGTCCTTTCATCTAGAACACAGATTAGGTgatgtctggagggggaggaggaggagggctgaaggTGGGTCCTTTCATCTAGAACACAGATTAGGTGATGTCTGGAGGATGAGGGCTGAAGATGGGTCCTTTCATCTAGGACACAGATTAGGTgatgtctggagggggaggaggagggctgaaggTAGGTCCTTTCATGTAGAACACAGATTAGGAGATGCATTGTAACTGCTGGTTGATGCTCAGTCGGAGCCGTAGAAAAGTTATCGtcacaatattttacatatatatttatgtCTACAAAATAGGAACTTCATACAGGCAATATACTGTTAATTGCTGTGGTCATTCCTATTCAATAACAAAATTCACTTTTTTCCCCCTTCTGTCTGTAGTGGCAGGTGGGCTAAAGATCGACAGACATGGAGAGATTTATGAAAGTCTCAATCTACACTGAGGTTCAGTCAACAACATGAAGAGTATTGGTACCAGTTGACTCAAAAATGCCTTTTTGGCTGTCTGTCCttctaaaaatgttttattttaaatacaAGCTTTTTCAGAGGCAGTATGATAGTTTGCCATGCTTCGCCTTGGTATAAAGAAAGGTTCTGCTGCTCGATGTTGGCCGTGTGCACCGCAGTACATGCCTCCCCTAATGCCAAGATGTACAAGAGATATGGATCTTTGGAACGGACAGGGTGACTATGACACAGCTATGAGTAGCATACAGTATACACTCTCACAGTACATCTATAAACTGTACAAGGCGTCTTgccactctctttctctgctctttcccccctttcactctctctctccatattctTTTCATCTGCCCTCgctctcaccccttctctctctctctcaccccttctctctctctcaccccttctcttgccctctctcccaacccttctctcgccctctctctcaccccctcttaccctctctcaccccctcttaccctctctctcaccccttctcttgctctctctcaccccttctcttgctctctctcaccccttctcttgctctctcaccccttctcttgctctctcaccccttctcttgctctctcaccccttctcttgctctctctccccttctcttgctctctctctccccttctcttgctctctctctccccttctcttgctctctctctccccttctcttgctctctctctccccttctcttgctctctctctccccttctcttgctctctctctccccttctcttgctctctctccccttctcttgctctctctcaccccttctcttacgctctctctcaccccttctcttacgctctctctcaccccttctcttaccctctctctcaccccttctcttaccctctcac
Proteins encoded in this window:
- the LOC135556738 gene encoding small VCP/p97-interacting protein-like isoform X1; protein product: MGATQTQSMGMCLPCLGGAGDDVVPTPDPETRRRQLAEAAEKRQKETTYRGVKNPEAVERKKKKQEEMNKQEMITSPSGGGGGGLKWQVG
- the LOC135556738 gene encoding small VCP/p97-interacting protein-like isoform X2, with product MTRRFNKSMGMCLPCLGGAGDDVVPTPDPETRRRQLAEAAEKRQKETTYRGVKNPEAVERKKKKQEEMNKQEMITSPSGGGGGGLKWQVG